The following proteins are co-located in the Dietzia timorensis genome:
- a CDS encoding glycerol-3-phosphate dehydrogenase/oxidase — MEFSSPASQLSAARRLSNFSELRESPTTWDLVVIGGGVTGAGTALDAASRGMSVLLVEAHDLAFGTSRWSSKLAHGGLRYLSTGHAGVALRSAAERGILMERTAPHLTRALSQVVPLLDSLSLAQRTLPGLGFLAGDMLRRASGTSSETLPRPRFLRPAEVQRLCPTVETKGLRGGLLNVDGQLVDDARLVTALARTAAGYGATVLTYARASAATGESVELRDELDPGAEPVTVAARAVVNATGVWAGELQSDIRVRPSRGTHVVVRSEKLGNPEGALTVPVPGSTSRYCFVLPQELGRCFIGLTDVDQPGEIPDVPDAPEDDVQWVLDVVNRGLGTKLTMDDVAGAYAGLRPLISMEGDGDDTSDLSRDHAILTSENGLITVTGGKLTEYRLMAEETVDKVIERIGGGPGRFHECATKNLPLVGAPGNPAFAKVSGADLIGYPASMVRRFGRETPTVVRSATCDRPLDNVAEGIDITRAEFEFAIRSEGVATVADLLDRRFRLGLIPDDRAAAEPAANELLILAGIEPK, encoded by the coding sequence ATGGAATTCTCATCCCCCGCCTCCCAGCTGTCGGCCGCCCGGCGTCTTTCCAACTTCTCCGAGCTGCGCGAATCACCGACGACATGGGATCTCGTCGTCATCGGCGGCGGGGTCACGGGCGCAGGCACCGCGCTCGACGCGGCGTCCCGCGGCATGTCGGTGCTCCTCGTCGAGGCGCACGACCTCGCCTTCGGGACCTCACGGTGGTCGTCGAAGCTCGCACACGGCGGACTCCGCTACCTCAGCACGGGTCACGCGGGGGTCGCGCTGCGCAGCGCCGCCGAGCGCGGGATTCTCATGGAACGTACCGCGCCGCACCTCACCCGGGCGCTGAGCCAGGTCGTGCCGCTCCTCGATTCGCTGAGCCTCGCGCAGCGCACGCTCCCGGGGCTCGGTTTCCTCGCCGGCGACATGCTGCGCCGCGCCTCGGGCACCAGCTCGGAGACGCTCCCGCGTCCGCGCTTCCTGCGCCCGGCGGAGGTGCAGCGGCTGTGCCCGACGGTCGAGACGAAGGGCCTGCGCGGCGGTTTGCTCAACGTCGACGGCCAACTCGTCGACGATGCCCGGCTCGTCACCGCCCTCGCACGCACCGCCGCCGGCTACGGCGCCACCGTGCTCACCTATGCGCGGGCGAGCGCCGCGACGGGCGAGTCCGTCGAGTTGCGCGACGAACTGGACCCGGGCGCCGAGCCGGTCACCGTGGCGGCGCGCGCCGTCGTCAACGCGACCGGGGTGTGGGCCGGGGAGCTCCAGTCCGACATTCGCGTGCGACCCTCCCGCGGCACCCACGTCGTCGTGCGCTCGGAGAAGCTCGGCAATCCCGAAGGCGCACTCACGGTGCCCGTACCCGGCTCGACCAGCCGTTATTGCTTCGTTCTTCCGCAGGAGCTGGGCCGCTGCTTCATCGGTCTCACCGACGTCGACCAGCCGGGCGAGATCCCGGATGTGCCCGACGCGCCCGAGGACGATGTCCAGTGGGTGCTCGATGTCGTCAACCGCGGGCTCGGCACAAAACTCACAATGGATGACGTCGCCGGTGCTTATGCCGGACTCCGGCCGCTGATCTCCATGGAGGGAGACGGCGACGACACCTCCGACCTCTCCCGCGACCACGCGATCCTCACTTCCGAAAACGGGCTCATCACCGTGACCGGCGGGAAGCTCACCGAATATCGGCTCATGGCCGAGGAAACCGTGGACAAGGTCATCGAGCGGATCGGCGGCGGCCCCGGCCGCTTCCACGAATGCGCGACCAAGAACCTACCGCTCGTGGGCGCTCCCGGTAATCCGGCGTTCGCCAAGGTCAGCGGCGCCGACCTCATCGGCTACCCGGCGTCGATGGTGCGCCGCTTCGGCCGCGAGACCCCCACGGTGGTTCGCTCCGCGACCTGCGACCGGCCACTGGACAACGTCGCCGAGGGTATCGACATCACGCGCGCCGAGTTCGAGTTCGCCATCCGCAGCGAGGGCGTCGCAACGGTGGCCGATCTGCTCGACCGCCGCTTCCGCCTCGGCCTCATCCCAGATGATCGCGCCGCCGCCGAGCCGGCCGCGAACGAGCTGCTCATCCTCGCGGGCATCGAACCCAAGTAG
- a CDS encoding alpha/beta hydrolase — translation MTSPTRSTDRSTADLGARLSYIAGGIREALGATISDDGGERRAQVAESGPEPGTARSPEAWRSPEAWRSPEVWLRPVGAAAEAVTARIDALAGELDPHGEGHFQPPPRAEYATARGALFAPGGPLRPLDILSAELTRSCDLLAVAATQAAQSGVIEHQSLERELRGLERTVLAQSAALHLAATALGELAAHQLRHARTPEEAAREGAAGAAGEAAAGAAGSDAAPGGRPVQSAHPARALARLAAPLLESLYDGARPFPPMPAALRDLEPAATVHLDLPARDRVIAVLGDPEATGNLAGLDWDTRIAANAIAVRRAAQRERLAGRGGTIIIDRLHAMDRLRADPVSGVPSRRRFVAFDPTGPGQMVELVGDPVTADGLALYVPGTGTNLEMSHVNTEVAEHFVAAGEGRIATLVFLGGHFPQDMWIESGDPVFTLAMAPLLARFSLDVQAHLATLGRGADAAAPARLPVTAIGHSFGGGVVGTAETLGLWADRVIYVASPSAGIDVRSASQWRNRAPAVRRYSITVPGDPIELMQIRNGLRYPGASTADIMDGVQRLDSGYFDTGEVMYGTRGHGGVFDRSSDAFWQMAEVIVGGEVVPFVGRSIVARGTAAWREFDGRLLRTAISHIRAQLWRGDGGSGAEARDEPIVVAGPGQLVDRKLSRQNHHTADEAGPRP, via the coding sequence GTGACCTCACCCACGCGCTCCACCGACCGCTCGACCGCCGACCTCGGCGCGCGCCTTTCGTACATTGCCGGCGGCATCCGCGAGGCGCTCGGCGCAACGATTTCCGATGACGGCGGAGAGCGCCGCGCGCAGGTCGCCGAGTCCGGCCCCGAACCGGGCACGGCGCGCTCGCCGGAGGCCTGGCGCTCGCCGGAGGCCTGGCGCTCGCCGGAGGTCTGGCTGCGCCCGGTCGGCGCCGCGGCGGAGGCCGTCACCGCGCGGATCGACGCCCTCGCCGGAGAGCTCGACCCGCACGGCGAGGGCCACTTCCAACCGCCGCCGAGGGCCGAATACGCCACCGCGCGGGGCGCGCTCTTCGCGCCCGGCGGGCCGCTGCGACCGCTCGACATCCTCTCGGCCGAGCTCACCCGGTCCTGCGATCTGCTCGCCGTGGCCGCCACGCAGGCGGCGCAGTCCGGCGTCATCGAGCACCAAAGCCTCGAACGGGAGTTGCGCGGGCTGGAGCGCACCGTGTTGGCGCAGTCTGCGGCGCTGCACCTCGCGGCGACGGCGCTCGGGGAGCTCGCTGCGCATCAGCTCCGCCACGCGCGCACGCCCGAGGAGGCCGCCCGCGAGGGCGCCGCCGGGGCCGCCGGCGAGGCCGCCGCCGGGGCAGCCGGGTCCGATGCCGCCCCAGGTGGGCGCCCGGTGCAGAGCGCGCACCCGGCACGCGCTCTCGCTCGCCTCGCAGCGCCGCTGCTCGAATCGCTGTATGACGGCGCGCGGCCGTTTCCACCCATGCCGGCCGCGTTGCGCGACCTCGAGCCGGCGGCCACCGTTCACCTCGACCTTCCCGCGCGCGACCGCGTGATCGCGGTACTCGGCGACCCGGAGGCCACCGGCAACCTCGCCGGGCTCGACTGGGACACGCGCATCGCCGCCAACGCCATCGCGGTGCGTCGCGCGGCGCAGCGCGAGCGACTCGCCGGGCGTGGCGGGACGATCATCATCGACCGGCTGCATGCGATGGACCGGCTGCGCGCCGACCCGGTCAGCGGCGTGCCGTCGCGACGCCGGTTCGTCGCCTTCGATCCCACCGGGCCGGGGCAGATGGTCGAGCTCGTCGGTGATCCCGTCACGGCCGACGGCCTCGCGTTGTACGTACCCGGCACCGGCACCAACCTCGAGATGAGCCACGTGAACACCGAGGTCGCCGAGCATTTCGTCGCCGCCGGCGAGGGCCGTATCGCGACGCTCGTGTTCCTCGGCGGGCACTTCCCGCAGGACATGTGGATCGAGTCCGGCGACCCGGTGTTCACGCTCGCCATGGCGCCGCTGCTCGCCCGTTTCTCGCTCGATGTCCAGGCGCACCTCGCCACGCTCGGGCGCGGCGCGGACGCCGCCGCACCTGCGCGCCTGCCCGTCACCGCCATCGGCCATTCCTTCGGCGGCGGGGTCGTCGGCACCGCGGAAACGCTCGGGCTGTGGGCCGATCGGGTGATCTACGTGGCCAGCCCCAGCGCCGGAATCGACGTGCGCTCTGCTTCGCAGTGGCGCAACCGGGCGCCGGCGGTCCGCCGCTATTCGATCACCGTGCCCGGCGATCCCATCGAGCTCATGCAGATACGCAACGGGCTGCGCTACCCCGGCGCGAGCACCGCCGACATCATGGACGGCGTGCAGCGCCTGGATTCGGGATACTTCGACACCGGCGAGGTGATGTACGGCACGCGCGGGCACGGCGGCGTCTTCGACCGCTCCTCCGACGCGTTCTGGCAGATGGCCGAGGTCATCGTCGGCGGTGAGGTCGTCCCGTTCGTCGGCCGCTCGATCGTCGCGCGCGGCACGGCCGCGTGGCGCGAGTTCGACGGCCGCCTCCTGCGCACGGCCATCTCGCATATTCGCGCGCAGTTGTGGCGCGGCGATGGGGGTTCCGGCGCCGAGGCGCGCGACGAGCCCATCGTCGTCGCCGGCCCCGGGCAGCTCGTCGACAGAAAACTTTCGCGACAAAACCATCACACGGCGGACGAGGCAGGTCCGAGACCGTAG
- a CDS encoding DUF2304 domain-containing protein encodes MVKILLLLAGVGLVAFFLSNRRKARAKAGVKMGFVVFLLGGLYAVIRPDDLTWLANQIGIGRGTDLLLYILIMAFAFVTVSTYVRFREQDLRYARLARAVALQNAVRPGESMPGASPFSAAPASAPDTGTENVRPSDGQPGS; translated from the coding sequence ATAGTCAAGATCCTGCTTCTCCTCGCCGGCGTCGGGCTGGTCGCGTTCTTCCTGTCGAACCGCCGCAAGGCGCGCGCGAAGGCCGGCGTCAAGATGGGCTTCGTCGTGTTTCTTCTCGGCGGCCTCTACGCGGTGATCCGCCCCGACGACCTCACGTGGCTCGCCAACCAGATCGGCATCGGTCGCGGCACCGACCTGCTGCTGTACATCCTCATCATGGCGTTCGCGTTCGTCACGGTCTCTACGTATGTTCGGTTCCGCGAGCAGGACCTGCGCTACGCGCGCCTCGCCCGCGCGGTCGCGCTGCAGAACGCGGTGCGTCCCGGCGAATCGATGCCCGGCGCATCTCCGTTCTCCGCGGCTCCCGCTTCCGCTCCCGACACAGGAACGGAGAACGTGCGCCCGTCCGACGGCCAGCCCGGCTCGTGA
- a CDS encoding glycosyltransferase family 2 protein, producing the protein MSGEISPGKIPDTDNKRDAGNRDVWLVVPCFNEGTVIEDVLRGARETFPNIVAVDDGSADDSAAAIHAAGAHLVQHPVNLGQGAAIQTGVEYARAQPGAQYFVTFDADGQHQVKDVLAMVERLRTEPLDIVVGTRFGRDRDDSGDDQVPLIKRIVLKTVVLLSPRTRRLGLTDAHNGLRVFNRTVAEGLNLRMNGMSHASEFVALMDSEGWRVGEQPVDILYTEYSMSKGQSLLNGVNILSDGLVGKRLP; encoded by the coding sequence ATGAGCGGCGAGATTTCCCCGGGCAAAATTCCGGACACAGACAACAAGCGCGACGCGGGCAACCGCGACGTGTGGCTCGTGGTGCCCTGCTTCAACGAGGGCACGGTCATCGAGGACGTGCTCCGCGGCGCGCGAGAGACCTTCCCCAACATCGTGGCCGTCGACGATGGCTCGGCCGATGATTCCGCGGCCGCGATCCACGCCGCCGGCGCGCATCTCGTCCAGCATCCGGTGAATCTCGGGCAGGGCGCGGCCATCCAGACCGGCGTTGAATACGCTCGCGCCCAGCCAGGCGCGCAGTACTTCGTCACCTTCGACGCGGACGGCCAGCACCAGGTCAAGGACGTTCTCGCGATGGTCGAGCGTCTGCGCACCGAACCGCTCGACATCGTCGTCGGTACCCGCTTCGGCCGAGACCGCGACGATAGCGGCGATGACCAGGTCCCACTCATCAAGCGGATCGTGCTCAAGACCGTCGTGTTGCTCTCTCCGCGCACGCGCCGGCTTGGCCTCACCGACGCCCACAACGGGCTGCGCGTGTTCAACCGCACGGTCGCCGAGGGCCTCAACCTCCGCATGAACGGGATGTCGCACGCCAGCGAGTTTGTCGCGCTCATGGACTCGGAGGGCTGGCGCGTCGGCGAGCAGCCCGTCGACATCCTCTACACCGAATACTCGATGTCGAAGGGCCAGTCGCTGCTCAACGGCGTCAATATCCTCTCGGACGGTCTCGTCGGAAAGAGGCTGCCGTGA
- a CDS encoding DUF6541 family protein: MLTLTALIVVPGFVICLLGGVRVGYALVAAIPVSYGVVSISCFVLGMMEIRWNLLTYAISALIAAVVVWLVGSIVRGPLRLGRGRRFGLFRGAGRRRRRHAREEGVLAEDELSPRRKDPRSAVSDHPDYVTGWRSWIWKLAPFLAVVVSAWLIATLVLNQLVHTTGGLSNVFQGWDAHWHANYLRFIAETGIASPEDAGLLHNQESHTPMYYPSAWHAIAALVYNLTGANVVETYNLVQIGAAAIAFPLGVASFTWVMCARRMGRMLASTAATAAALMTPLFPGLPFVEMRVAATPSALSAGLVGAVVLIIIASTRRPAWCLPAGLALIGVGGLHPSGLVTAALIVIFWWLFEALWRPTRGRFRDLLSLATVAILGMLVLIPQFLSISANAEDISSFSFTTGGSRWMTWVDSISLQVRHVRDFGVRWVVLAIALLGLLVLIRRGIVWALALWAFFIVVCVNAMQPIGNVVGDAFHLIGSVYYNDPRRVGVVLAVIVAACAGLGIASFAHWVVSQMGKLVDPITDPYGRGAGSMRYAVLIVVVIGTTVWSAQSAPLFAERAATEQRYGKLVDTHDLRAFDWLATQPKAYDGTILTNANEGSGWMYATNGLPSISRHYLDPPFTETGTNQLLDTIDLAGRLKWTDDAIDRLDVNYVYVSPPPHWGYQPFNKAMLAAFTAPGLQMIYADRQIRIYAVRAHFSQQELDRMVADSPHPPGIAQEYTRETEQSPSDAPVPSSGSAPSPAQPPGGASTPSGAPATSGAPEPNGTQSSGSAPEPSGGGASPMPQWAGN; this comes from the coding sequence ATGCTCACGCTCACGGCGTTGATCGTCGTCCCGGGCTTCGTGATCTGCCTGCTCGGCGGGGTGCGCGTCGGTTATGCGCTGGTCGCCGCGATTCCCGTGTCCTACGGCGTCGTCTCGATCTCCTGCTTCGTGCTCGGGATGATGGAGATTCGTTGGAACCTGCTCACCTACGCCATCTCCGCGCTGATCGCGGCCGTGGTGGTGTGGCTTGTCGGGTCGATCGTGCGCGGGCCCCTGCGCCTCGGCCGCGGCCGCCGGTTCGGACTGTTCCGCGGGGCCGGGCGCCGGCGCAGGCGGCATGCCCGGGAGGAGGGCGTACTCGCCGAGGACGAGCTGTCGCCGCGCCGCAAGGATCCGCGCTCCGCGGTGTCCGATCATCCGGACTACGTGACCGGGTGGCGCTCGTGGATCTGGAAACTCGCGCCGTTCCTCGCGGTCGTCGTGTCCGCGTGGCTCATCGCGACGCTCGTGCTCAACCAGCTCGTCCACACCACGGGCGGGCTGTCCAACGTGTTCCAGGGCTGGGACGCGCACTGGCACGCGAACTACCTGCGCTTTATCGCCGAGACAGGGATCGCCTCGCCAGAGGACGCCGGGCTGCTGCACAACCAGGAGTCCCACACTCCGATGTACTATCCGAGCGCCTGGCATGCGATTGCCGCGCTCGTCTACAACCTCACCGGTGCGAACGTCGTAGAGACGTACAACCTCGTCCAGATCGGCGCCGCCGCGATCGCGTTCCCGCTCGGCGTCGCCTCCTTCACGTGGGTGATGTGCGCGCGCCGCATGGGGCGCATGCTCGCCTCGACGGCGGCCACCGCAGCGGCGCTGATGACCCCGCTGTTCCCGGGCCTTCCGTTCGTCGAGATGCGCGTCGCCGCGACACCCAGCGCGCTGTCCGCAGGCCTCGTCGGCGCGGTCGTGCTCATCATCATCGCCTCGACGAGACGCCCCGCGTGGTGCCTGCCCGCGGGTCTCGCACTCATCGGCGTCGGCGGGCTGCACCCTTCGGGCTTGGTGACGGCGGCGCTCATCGTCATCTTCTGGTGGCTCTTCGAAGCGTTGTGGCGACCGACCCGTGGCCGCTTCAGGGATCTGCTCTCGCTCGCGACGGTGGCGATACTCGGCATGCTCGTGCTCATTCCGCAGTTCCTGTCGATCTCGGCAAACGCGGAGGACATTTCGTCGTTCTCGTTCACCACCGGCGGCTCGCGCTGGATGACCTGGGTCGACTCGATCTCGCTGCAGGTGCGCCACGTCCGCGATTTCGGCGTGCGCTGGGTGGTACTCGCCATCGCGCTCCTCGGGCTCTTGGTGCTTATCCGCCGCGGCATCGTGTGGGCGCTCGCGCTGTGGGCGTTCTTCATCGTCGTGTGCGTCAACGCGATGCAGCCGATCGGCAACGTCGTCGGCGACGCGTTCCACCTCATCGGCAGCGTCTACTACAACGATCCGCGCCGCGTGGGCGTCGTGCTCGCCGTGATCGTCGCCGCGTGCGCCGGGCTCGGCATCGCCTCGTTCGCCCACTGGGTCGTATCCCAAATGGGAAAGCTCGTCGATCCGATCACCGATCCGTATGGCCGGGGCGCCGGTTCGATGAGGTACGCGGTGCTCATCGTCGTGGTCATCGGAACGACGGTGTGGTCGGCGCAATCCGCGCCGCTCTTCGCCGAGCGGGCGGCTACGGAGCAGCGATATGGCAAGCTCGTCGACACCCACGATCTGCGGGCGTTCGATTGGCTTGCCACGCAGCCGAAGGCGTACGACGGGACGATCCTCACCAACGCCAACGAGGGCAGCGGCTGGATGTACGCGACCAACGGGCTGCCGTCGATCTCCCGGCACTACCTCGACCCGCCGTTCACCGAGACCGGCACGAACCAGCTGCTCGACACCATCGATCTCGCGGGCCGGCTCAAGTGGACCGACGATGCGATCGACCGGCTGGACGTCAACTATGTGTACGTGAGCCCGCCGCCGCACTGGGGGTACCAGCCGTTCAACAAGGCGATGCTCGCCGCGTTCACCGCGCCCGGACTGCAGATGATCTACGCCGACCGGCAAATCCGGATCTACGCGGTCCGCGCCCACTTCTCACAGCAAGAGCTCGACCGGATGGTTGCCGATTCCCCGCACCCGCCGGGTATCGCGCAGGAATACACGCGAGAAACCGAACAGTCGCCGAGCGATGCGCCCGTGCCGAGTAGCGGGTCGGCGCCGAGCCCTGCGCAGCCGCCCGGCGGCGCTTCGACCCCGAGCGGCGCTCCGGCGACCAGTGGTGCGCCGGAGCCGAACGGTACACAGTCGAGCGGTAGTGCACCGGAGCCAAGTGGTGGGGGCGCGTCGCCGATGCCGCAATGGGCTGGGAACTAG
- a CDS encoding cation diffusion facilitator family transporter, whose product MSTLKKFAWLSVAASVVTIVLKAGAWWLTGSVGLLSDAAESLVNLVASIVALIAITIAERPADDDHQFGHSKAEYFSAGVEGAMIFVAAGSIIVLAVERLLNPLELEQLGIGLLVSIIASVINGIVGTMLIRAGRKNRSVTLTADGKHLLTDVITSIGVVVGVGLVWLTGWSALDPIVAIGVGINILFVGGGLVRESAMGLMDATLSDEDNEAIEAVLDSYRRSGEVDFHELRTRESGVRRFVEFHVLVPGSWSVERAHDLVEKVESEIRDRLPDSHIASHIEPIEDDRAYNDVHL is encoded by the coding sequence GTGTCGACTCTGAAGAAGTTCGCGTGGCTCTCGGTTGCCGCATCGGTGGTGACCATCGTGCTGAAGGCGGGCGCGTGGTGGCTCACCGGATCGGTGGGGCTGCTGTCCGATGCGGCCGAATCACTGGTCAACCTCGTTGCCTCGATCGTCGCGCTGATCGCGATAACGATCGCCGAACGCCCGGCCGACGACGATCACCAATTCGGGCACTCCAAAGCCGAGTACTTTTCCGCGGGCGTAGAGGGCGCGATGATTTTCGTCGCCGCGGGCTCGATCATCGTTCTCGCGGTCGAGCGATTACTCAATCCACTGGAACTCGAGCAACTCGGCATCGGTCTGCTCGTCTCCATTATCGCGTCGGTCATCAACGGCATCGTGGGCACGATGCTCATCCGCGCCGGACGGAAAAATCGCTCGGTGACGCTCACGGCCGACGGGAAACACCTGCTCACCGACGTCATAACCTCTATCGGTGTGGTGGTCGGAGTCGGTCTCGTCTGGCTTACCGGGTGGTCGGCTCTCGACCCGATCGTCGCCATCGGTGTGGGAATCAACATTTTGTTCGTCGGCGGCGGGCTGGTCCGGGAATCGGCGATGGGACTGATGGACGCCACCTTGTCGGATGAGGACAACGAGGCGATCGAGGCAGTGCTCGACAGTTATCGCCGCTCGGGAGAGGTCGACTTCCACGAGCTCCGCACCCGAGAATCGGGCGTGCGTCGATTCGTCGAATTCCACGTCCTCGTCCCCGGCTCGTGGAGCGTCGAACGCGCACACGATCTCGTCGAGAAGGTCGAGTCCGAGATACGGGACAGGCTCCCCGACTCACACATCGCCTCGCACATAGAACCGATCGAGGACGATCGCGCCTACAACGACGTGCACCTCTAG